The following proteins are co-located in the Solanum pennellii chromosome 1, SPENNV200 genome:
- the LOC107032024 gene encoding probable pectinesterase 56 has translation MLFAITIVVCVESQLITETSYNAIVSKDGTGNFNTIAGAILAAPDHSVKPFFIKIKKGTYEEYIRVDKKKINIVLIGEGMDNTIITGNRSFADGYKTYDTATVGVLGNGFIAQDLTFRNNAGPIKHQAVALRIEADSVSFYKCRFDGYQDTLYAKKRRQFYRDCKIYGTVDFICGDAIAVFQNCLIEARTPMARQYNTIIAQQRELESSKSGIVLQNCTIKATPDLKKSDVTTYLGRPWGIFSRTVIMKSYIDDLIDPRGWVEWIESTNKSSISRRPYYLEYKNRGPGAVTKGRVTWASVTTDPNIASFFTVRNFINGDRWIPTNIPHYLDLS, from the exons ATGTTATTCGCTATAACTATAGTTGTATGTGTTGAAAGTCAATTGATAACAGAAACATCTTATAACGCGATTGTTTCTAAAGATGGGACCGGAAATTTCAATACAATTGCTGGAGCAATATTGGCGGCCCCCGATCACAGTGTCAAGCCATTCTTCATAAAGATTAAGAAAGGCACGTATGAGGAATATATTAGAGTTGATAAAAAGAAGATTAATATAGTCTTGATCGGAGAAGGGATGGATAATACGATAATAACGGGTAATAGAAGTTTTGCCGACGGCTACAAAACATATGATACCGCAACCGTTG GTGTTCTTGGCAATGGTTTCATAGCTCAAGACTTAACTTTTAGAAATAATGCGGGACCCATAAAACATCAGGCAGTGGCATTAAGAATTGAAGCAGATTCGGTGTCATTTTATAAATGCCGATTCGACGGGTATCAAGACACTTTATATGCTAAAAAGCGACGTCAATTCTACCGTGATTGTAAAATCTATGGCACGGTAGATTTCATATGTGGTGACGCTATAGCAGTGTTCCAAAACTGTTTGATTGAAGCTCGCACTCCAATGGCGAGGCAATATAACACAATCATAGCGCAACAAAGAGAGCTTGAGTCCTCCAAATCTGGAATAGTGCTTCAAAATTGCACGATAAAAGCTACCCCCGATTTGAAGAAATCAGACGTCACGACATATTTAGGTCGGCCATGGGGTATATTTTCTAGGACTGTGATAATGAAAAGCTATATCGATGATTTGATAGATCCTAGAGGATGGGTTGAGTGGATTGAATCAACAAATAAATCCAGTATTAGTCGTCGACCATATTATTTGGAGTACAAAAATAGAGGACCAGGTGCTGTCACAAAGGGACGTGTGACATGGGCATCCGTCACTACGGATCCTAATATTGCATCATTTTTTACCGTTAGAAATTTTATAAATGGTGACCGGTGGATTCCCACCAATATCCCTCATTACCTAGATTTATCTTGA